tgtgtgtgtgtgtgtgtgtgtgtgtgtgaaggaaaaaaatgatggaggTAAAGCTAATTCACAAAAGTAATTTCATATTCGCTTCATGAGTAGTTCATTTACTCTCGATTTACTTGTGgtagttattgttttttgttcttttttttgtgtgtgtgtgaatatcaaGTGTCACACAACATCtggcgaagtgtgtgtgtgtgtgtgtgtgtgtgtgtgtgcttaggacATTGTATGCTATATAGAGGTTAAAAAATAGTAGGGTTTTAAAGTAGATAACTAAGGGGAAATTtgcgcgtgcgcgcgcgcgcgcacacacacacacacacacacacacacacacacacacacacacacacacacacacacacacacacacacacacacacacacacacacacacacacacacacacacacacctccctgacTGTCAATCTGGTTATGTATTAATTCAGTAATTCATGTATTCTATCCTAGTAAAACTCTACTTtcaaaggaatgaaaataatgtAACCTTGTTGTTTCTAAAGGAGCAAACGTATTTTTTTATCAGCGTCCCAACGAAAGCAAAATTCAGAGTAAAATTTtttcaaccattttttttcttcgtttgggGAAAACTCGTGGAATTCAGTTTAAGATAGAAAATCActtcctcctttgtcttttttCCCAAATTGTTATTAAAACTCGTTTGATCCGATCATTACTTTCTAATACCGAACATCTTCACCCCGTCCCTTCCCTGCGACAAGACCTCGCAGGCGGTGGTTCAGTCGTCCCTTTCCCCGCctgattaggttaagtttaatAAACGTTTGGTCCAGCAGCCCCTGGGCCGTCTCAGGTCACCAATCAAAGTACCTTACCTACCTATCACAAGTATAGAGAAAGTATATACAAACTAGTGTCTAATATATTATAGTAATTTTCTCTCTGTCGTTCTACGGTAAAAGATTCTAAAataattatttatataattttgtttttAAACATTAACATTTGCGTGACGGCGACGAAACGCACGAAGACTACCAAGTTGGCACCCGCATCACATGAGTTTGGTCTCTGTAGTTGATTtattgtttgcgtgtgtgttttcaatattttttggtccctgtttgtgtgtgtgtgtgtgtgtgtgtgtgtgtgtgtgtgtgtgtgtgtgtgtgtttgacaggtgtgtgcgtgtggcaCATCTGCCGCCCGCGTTACCATCGTTGTACGCAGCTGTACGCGACACGGTGACGAGTTACGGgtgtgggaggaaaggggaggggaggggagcgggagggaggtgaaggaagggtgggaagacAACGTAACAAACTGAGTGGTGATCCCTCAAAAGATCGTTGCGTCAACACACGTGCTACAAGTAACGTTACCGCGTTTTCATTACTCTGAAAAGTAACACCATAAATGAAAGCCATGTAACACTCAAAAGTATCATTTCCTCCTAGTAACACCCAAAAAAGGAACACCTCGCCCCGCTAAGATACGGGGAATGTAGACAACAAAACCTCTTATACCCTAAATTAGTCTAGATACCAACACATAAAGGATTAGTCCCTTAAGTTAGCTTAGACCAGCCGAGTCTACCCGCTGGACTAAGCAACTCATCCAGGTGGTGAGCAGAGGCTTGACCTCcactgcctgctgctgctgctgttcctcTGCTTCAAAATACTATCACGACTCTAAAGTTAAGGTCCCGTTGTGTTTCCTTGGTAGACTTAACAACCGTCGACGACAGTTTGGTCCCAGAGTTACTGTTGCTGACCTACACAATGTCCGCCGCACTACCACTCACAACACATGCCGCCGTGCCCGCCGCCAGTCACCACGCGTCACGGCACCACCTCGGACGGTCACCTCAAAGCTGTGTCAGCACCCCACTGGTGTTCGGGGCCCGTACGCGCCCCTCCACTAGACGAGGGATGTGTGGGGCTCTGAGAAGGACCTGTGGGtctgggaaagagaagggatggaggcagCGGCTGCACGGGCCAGGTCAAGGGTTGAGCTGGTCTGGTCGTGGGCAGCCAGCCTGTTGGCGGCCCCGTGCCCCGCCACCTCCCGTGTCGCCCGCGACGACGTCATGGCGGACAGCGTCAGCAGGCGGGGCCGCCCATCCACGATACAGTTGAGATTGAGAAGACGCGGCGGCCGACACACGTCTGCTCGCGTGTTCTGGACGGTGAGGGGGCGGCGCATCTGCGGGGGCGTTCCCTCACCTGCCGCTGGGCCGCGGAGCCTCCCGTTAGGCAGGTGGGCGGCAAGGACAGACCGCGGCCCTCCCAGAGACTCCCTGCTGAGGGAGGGCACCCGCATACCACCCTCCATATAGCCACTCATTGCCCCTCTCTGACCGATCTCAGCTGGGCGGGTGATCGGCGTGGCGGGCGACGACTGGGAGAGCGTTGTGGGCGGGTTGGCAGTAGTGGTGGGGCCGGGTCCTTCCTCCGTCTCGGCGAGGTCTAGGGTGGAGGGCAGAGTGTAGATCTCCCGCAGGAGCTCCGGGGGCAGACGCGGGTGCTCGCTCTTGAACCCGGAGTAGCGGGTGTAGTCCAGCTCCTCGGCGGGGCCACAGATGTGGTAGGCGCAGCAGGCCACCACACAGAGTGCCAGCAACGCTCCGAAGCACATGGCGGACAGCTGCATGGCCAGCACGACGTCTGCCGGAGAGACACAGCTGTTAGCTCAACACCGAGCCAAGTCTGGCGCCCGTATTAGCTAGCTACTCGCGATGGGCATAGCTGTGCGAGGAGACCGGCCTGGGTCCTGCCGCAATGCGAAGTATGGATCCTGAGGGTGCAGggtgaggagtgaaggaagggaaaaaagaagggctaaagggaggaagataagtagaGAGGAGAGTATGGAAGACAGGGCAACAAAACTAAAcctaccttaccctcccttcccaccaCCCCTCGTAGCCCTTACCTCAAGAGAACCACTCCTGCTGGAAATGGTGCTCCACGCTAAGGGAGATTACCTGATTAGACTTTAAAGCAGAGTGCAGAGAGACCtggggatacacacacacacacacacacacacacacacacacacacacacacacacacacacacacacacgcacgcacgcacacacacacacacacacacacacacacacacacacacacacacacacacacacacacactgatccggCGGCCGTGTCCTTATATTTAGCGACAAAAATATTGTACGTATAAACcattatacgtgtgtgtgtgtgtgtgtgtgtgtgtgtgtgtgtgtgtgtgtgtgtgtatgccttgCCCCGCCCTTTCGTGTATACATGTCCTCGTCTACTGCTTTCTCAcctttaacaaaaaaaaaaagcaggaattaaaaaaataaattatgtaTATGAAGACTAGCAAAACAGTATTAGTatgcaaataaaagaatgaaaaataccCCCACATTAAATTTTACTTTAGATCTAAAACATTTGGCTGGCTGGAAAAGTAACATAAATATAAgatgttttttctttatattttttttccagagCAAGTATAGAAAAATCTTACTGTTAAATGGAATCATCGGAGCCTGAACAAGAATATTCCCGTTtacaaaaagagaaacaaaactcGCTCATAAAAATATTACGGCGGGTCGGGTCTTTGCATTAACACTAAGAGATGGAGGGTGTAAAAAATATGAGTATCCCTTTAAAATGCAACAGGAGGGAGGAATACCGCGAAGCCGCATCCAATTccttaaatggaaaagaaattagACCAGCGGGACCCTACAACAAATTCCTTAATCCCACACCAATCTGGGCCCTAAACCCacgccggcaacacacacacacacacacacacacacacacacacacacacacacacacacacacacacacacacacacacacacacacacacacacacacacacacacacacacacacacacacacacaaaccaaaaaTTAAACTCTGCGTGAAATAACACCAAGGAATTACGAAAGGAAAATCCCCGTGATAATATCGTAATAgtctagattaaaaaaaaatcaataataccCCTACAATgatttagaggagagaaagagagagagaggagggaatttAGGAAAGCCGAGAGGGTGAGAAGCGAAATCGAGGAAGAAATATTTAGAtgtcctataaaaaaaaatgaaaacatgaaggaaaagatggagtacATGGCTTAGAGAGACGGAGATATGGAGGTATACAGGTAATAATGGAGCACAGAAAACGGAAAGTTGAGGAAAGCGAAGGACAGGGGAGAATCAGAGCACAGGAAGGGAGGGCCagggaaggaaggtcagggaTGGGACGCTCACCTTCCCACGTCACCTCGCGCGCCCGGTAGTTCGTAAATCCTTGACCGCTGCCGTAGCCGCTTCCCGCACCCTTTGCCGCCTTGCCGCCCCTGGCCCCCGAGGCTGGCAaacctgagggagggagggaggtcaccaggggagggcagggaggaagaCGCCACGGAACGGGAGAGGAAACGGGAAAAGAGGGCACCGAGGAGCAGGATACCGAGAAGCAGAAGTAGCAGCAGAaagaatagcagtagtagcagaagcagaagaagcaggatGGTGGTAATGGAAGAGAactgaagggagatggaggaggaaggaaaagggcagGTGAAGGAGATGTATTAGGAAAGGTAACgaatggtggaggagaaggagagatagatggagaaaaTGTGGTAATGTGTTTGGAGAATAGAGAAACGGAGGAGATGCATGTAAAAAGAtatcagaagaaaagaaaatgtagatggaGGAGATGAGGTCAACGAttcggaggaggagaaaaagcaagaggaagataGATGTGCACGAAAGAGTtacaaagaggagaatgaaaaagaaacgaagacGTAGACTGCAATGAAAATACAGTGAcaaagtagaaaagaggaagaagaccaaaaGAATAAAAGTGATAGGATGAAGATTGAGGAGAAGGATATTAAAGGGGGAAgctgaggtgagggaagagagggagagaaacaggagatggagttgaaaaatgaagaggaaataatggagatgaagaagaagaggaaagggggaagaaagtgataagtccacgagagagagagagagagagagagagagagagagagagagagagagagagagagagagagagagagagagagagagagagagagaagcagctaCTCTCATGATGAGCTGATACCCGGTCAGATTAATTCAAACAAGCCAATCCGAGTCCACTTAATTAAAACAAACACTGGCAAAGTTCagttagtcagtaagtcagcAAGTTAGAtgaggcacgtgtgtgtgtgtgtgtgtgtgtgtgtgtgtgtgtgtgtgtgtgtgtgtgtgtgtgtgtgtctgtgtgtatgtgtgtgtttgtctgtgtgtgtgtgtgtgtgtgtgtgtgtgtgtgtgtgtgtgtgtgtgtgtgtgtgtgtgtgtgtgtgtgtgtgtgtgtgtgtgtgtgtgtgtgtgtccttacgaACACACTCACAGCTGTCAGTCAGTTCGTCAaagtagtttttatttatttatttattttacatttagtcACTGCTTCAGTCTGCCTTGATAATTATGCTtcttattaagagagagagagagagagagagagagagagagagagaccatatagTTTGCATTCCAGACCATAAAGAATCATAAATGGTGAAGAGGTAAGGATAGTTCCtgtatgggagaggaggaggacgaggagaagaaggagaaggaggaggaggaggaggaggaggagggagaggaagtggagatggatgaGGAGGGGTAGTCTGCGGCAgtacatcaccaccagcaccagcaccaccaccaccaccatcaccaccaccaccacaataatcaccatcactgctactactGTGTTGCGTCACCACTACAGTGTGTTGCGTGACCACTACAAGGACTAGTCACTACCATAGCATACACAGCAAGGACTGACTACCCGGTGCTGGGGTCGCTCCGGCACTACCCGGCCCCGCGTGCAGGAATCCCCGTCACCCGAGCCGCCTGTGACTGAGCTGCAGGGAAGCACGGGAGCCACAGAACCGAGAGGGACAGTAAAGGAAAAGTGGCAGCTCTTGGCAGACTAATCATTGTTTATCCTCAGGGAGTGAACGTGGGGCGCTGACTGCATGCTTTGGTGTCGCTCCAGGACTGACTGAGACAGACTGTGGCTTGAGGGTGACTAGAGAGaaaaacatacacacaacaccatatatatatatatatatatatatatatatatatatatctatatatatatacatatgtaaatatatatatatatatatatatatatatatatatatatatatatatatatatatatatatatatatatatatatatatatatatatatatatatatatatatatatatatatatatatatatatatatatatatatatatatatatatatatatatatatatatatatatatatatatatatatatatatgtgtgtgtgtgtgtgtgtgtgtgtgtatatatgtatatatatatatatatatatatatatatatatatatatatatatatatatatatatatatatataaatcacacaTTACAAGCTTAGGAGAAATAAGTTAACACGAGATGACAGTTGTAGAAAATGGCAAGATTACACTGAGGACATTACTATCGTGACTACGAGAGGAGGGGCGGGCAGGGGGACGGGGGGGCCTGAGTGGGCCTCGTGTGGGGAGACAGACGGATGCTGCGGCTCGCTGTGTTCTGGTCTGGAAAGGATTGAGGGGGGATAAGGGGAGTGTGTGCTTGGCTGTGGTGACATGTGTTAGCTGAGTCACCGCAGAGCGTGTGGCGGTGTGCCGTGTGCTGCAGTAAGTGTTTATTGACATGTTTCAGGACATGTCTCTGCgatggtgatatatatatatatatatatatatatatatatatatatatatatatatatatatatatatatatatatatatatatatatttatatatatatatatatatatatatatatatatatatatatatatatatatatatatatatatatatatatatatatatatatatatatatatatatatatatatatatatatatatatatatatatatatatatatatatatatatatatatatatatatatatatatatacatatatatgtgtgtgtgtgtgtgtgtgtgtgtgtgtgtgtgtgtgtgtgtgtgtgtgtgtgtgtgtgtgtgtgtgtgtgtgtgtgtgtgtgtgtgtgtgtgtgtgtgtgtgtgtgtgtgtgtgtgtgtgtgtgtgtgtgtgtgaattgttgTTTGGAATCGTTTATTTGACATTTTGAAATTGTTGTAACTACAATGAATGCCAAAAATGTAAATTGTTATGATCCACGCTGCAGCCGTTAATTTGTTGCCGTTTTTTTTACGTTGGCGCGCAACACTTTTGTGCTGCAGCGTTGACAGAGTGATCGGTGTGGCGCTGTGTGGCTTGAGTGTGGCAGGACACAGTTGTGAGTTACATTGTGGTTTTCGGGCTCTGGCGGGGTGTGGCGGAGGCTGCCCTTGTGTTTATGTGTTCTTATTTTAATTATGATCCTTTTACAAATCTGATCATAGGCATGTGGCCGCTTTATGGTCTTGCTGTGTGGATGCTGCTGTACTTTTTTGTAGTATAAGTTCTGTAGGGCGGTGCCGGTGTCCTCCATGTACATGTGTTTAGAGGAAATATGATGAGTATATGTGTAGCCTGGATGCGTTGTTTTGTGGCTGCTGTGGGGTGTGGCGGCGATAAGGTAAGGGTGGGTGGACAAGGGTGAAGTAAACGGATGGGGAAGGGAACATCACTGGCGGGagggcaaacaaacacactctCCATCCGTCGAGAAAACACTTGGTTGGAGGCGCGAGATGAGAAATAGAGGGACGCCTCTGAGCCACGAGAGGAGATGTAGGAGGCGGGTCACAGCTGAGGTCACGTCAATTGAACTTTATCTCGAGCCTTGACATTGAACTGCTCTTTACTCGAGCGCCATTGTCATATATTCTGACTCGTAAAAAATCAATCAGAACTCACAAATTGCTTTTTCTTGGGTTTCGATCGTTCTTTTAGCTGCGAACGGCCTCGTTTGATCCTCCGTGGCTTTGATAGTCACTACTGGACTATGAGAGACACGACACACTACCACTAACACGGCCAAACGACcaaggagaaagtgagagaaagaagagagagtgagaaagacgTACACACCTTCCCGACTTCCTGCTGCTCGGAGGAGAGGCACAAACggcctcccatcttcccttctgttcctccaccaccaccatcatcaccatcatcacctccttcaACACCATCTgcacctgctccttctcctcctcgtcctcgcctccTTCAGGACCTCCCAGCATGCACCTCGCGTAAGCACAGCGTGAAgctaaacaaacagacgaacacaAGAACAGACAACACGCAACACATTCTTGGTCCAGAGGAAGCAACACCACACTTGATGACAGTAGAAAATAACAgttgaaaaaaatacatacacaatatCAAAACAGCCATCAAAACGGCAGCCAAAATGCCAGAacagtaaaaaaacaacaacacgatcATTGTGATTGTAAATGTATGTAAACACCGAGATTCCGGTCAGTGGCATGACACATTTCATGGTAGAACAGTATAGAGAGAgactgggggaggaggaaataatagaaatagagagaaacagacagacatcaATCATTTCTGTCCAAGCCAAGACAACATTGACGGTGTGACAgttcagggcttacacacacgcaaacacacacacacacacacacacacacacacacacacacacacacacacacacacacacacacacacacacacacacacacacacacacacacacacacacacacacacacacacacacacacacacacacacacacacacacacacacacacacacacacacacacacacacacacacacacacacacacacacacacacacacacacacacacacacacacactcctccctcccccctggcGCCGTTCTGGCCTTGGTTCATCACAAGACGTTGGGTGTGTTTCTGCAACCACTTGAATTCGGAGTTTGGCCCcatccctgtcccttccttccaactccccctccccgccccctcccaTTACTCGCCCCACCACTCCCACGACGCTCCAGCCCACCCTTTTCTCTATGGCTTCATTCAAACTTGCTTTTATTTATGGTATAATTACATGATTTTAAATATAAATCAGTAAAtaattgaaagaaatatatatccCGTATCCTTtgtatcatatttgcattttactCGTTTCATTGATAGTGTGAATATAATCAATGTTGAAAGATCTTGATttggataaagaagatgaaagaaaatatgtaCTCCTTAGTTTTTGTATTGTATCTGTGTCTTACTTTTTACGTAGTTGTGTGGATATATTCAATGTTAGACTTTTCTCTCGTGTTCGTGAAATATGGAATATGTGCAGAAATTTGGGTCAGACGATGGAGCTGTAGCACCACAAAGGAGAGTAAAGGCGAGGAGCAGAGTAGGGGCGCCTTGTGCTCTGGGTTACCGGGCCGGGCAGGGGGttagggaagggggtgaggcggGGACCAGACACACGGCTCAGTGGGGCTTCCTTCCTGCACAACACTTGCCTAGAGCAGACTGAGCACTTGGCTGGCGGAGGATCTGTGGATGAACcgcttaggtgtgtgtgtgtgtgtgtgtgtgtgtgtgtgtgtgtgtgtgtgtgtgtgtgtgtgtgtgtgtgtgtgtgtgtgtgtgtgtgtgtgtgtctgtgtgtgtgtgtgtgtctgtgtgtgtgtgtgtgtgtctgtgtgtgtgtgtgtgtgtgtgtgtgtgtgtgtgtgtgtgtgtgtgtgtgtgtgtgtgtgtgtgtgttggttcttGTGAAATGAAGTGACTTTCTGATAGCAGTGAGGAAGGAaggcccactcactcactcacccactcacccgctcactcactcactcactcatccactcactcgctcactcactcactcactcacccactccaccaccagcagcatTGTACTTGAATTCATtgcttgttctattttttttttcatttctcagcCCCTCTCAGTGTTTGCGATTCCCTTTTTTAATCCCTTTTTTTCGTCGTTAAGGCTGAGGCGTGTGTCTGCCGCGGTGGTTCCTTCGCCTTTAAGGTCCCCttgctccttcctgccctcccttcttgcctccctcccaccttgtttcctcctctcctcacacgGCACCCTGCCCATGGATTTCTGACGCCCTGCCCTGACCTTAACGAAATTCAGACTTTCACACTCTAGCTTCTCGCACACTCAGCCCTGTTTACTCActcagattcacacacacacacttctcctgcCTTACGTATTTCAATCACAGAAGcattcactgcctcaatcacacATCCACTCACTCGTTCGCTCGTTCAAACACCCTTCTCTGTCTTCCAGAAGCTGCCTTCAGGAGAGACAGGACGAAGCTCCGAGTTACCCGCCAGGCTGAATCAGTTTAAAGACAAGTATTATGGGGACACGATACAAAAAGATAATCAAGTGGTATTCATATGAccaatacgcacacacacgcacacacaaacacatgaatacacacacacacacacacacacacacacacacacacacacacacaacacagaaaGCCAGGACAGCTCTCACTATGGTCCGTGCACTATGACGAAGCTAAACTAACACGCTACTCCACTATGGGCTAAGCCACTAGCACAGCCACTCGGGCTTGGAACACACAGCTCACGGGACACAGCGCATCTCCGCCCCGCATTGAACTCTCGCAGCAATGATCAACTCAGGCGCTATAGGACGTTGAGGCAGACTATAGTTTTGGCTCACTCTCACCCCCTTCACAGCCCCGGCGTGCATATGGCGGGTGTTTGGCGGCTGGTCGCAGGGGGTGAAGCGTACTGGCTCATCGTGGGGAAGCGTGTTCTCGTTACCATCATAACACTCAAGGCAAGATCACAACACCTCGTAAGGGTCACATTGGGTACAGCACGCTACGCTAAGAGGCACATACAGGAGGTCGTCTAGCACATAATGGGAAGGTCTCTGTGGCACGTTCAGTACGGTGGGAAGCAAATGCAGCACGTCTTTAGTAGCGGATACACGGCGGGTTCTGTAGCAGGTAGAAcacgttgtttgtttgtttttatggtAGCAACGTTATGGTGTGGCATAGACAACAGCATATAGTGGAGCATACACAACAGCATGATACATAGCATGGTCAGTACTCGCGGGAGCATGTACGTACAgatcgcttttttttttcgttgcaaACATAACATAGAAGATAATAAAGACGGGTATGCTTTGAACAACATTCATCATGGATCGGGCGGCATTCCCTCATTCATCACCCACCATTTATTTTATATTAGGACATTCATCACatgctcaccaccaccaacaccgataACACCATCATTAAAAGTTATAGTTCAACCGCCTTCATGGAACACTCGCACAGCTGTCACtgtaccaccaaaaccaccacccacaccaccagaccctccttccttccctcagacgCACCACCACCGCTCACCACAGCATCAAACAGCATCAACTTTCACGCCACAGCACGATGCAGTAACATTTCACTGTCCACGGaacaaaaggggaaaaggaaacatTACCATCTACACAGACAGACGAATGCAACAGCAACACTACAGCAACATGACATCATTCACCACGCTTGAATCATAAAAGAACACTCGTCACCGCAATCATAGCACACCCCACATCACATAATCCGCCGTCACTGCAATAACATCACAGCAAACACACCACGGCCACTATTCCCTCGGAGAAGTATCAGCACAACATTCGCAACACACCCGCAACACAGCAGAACGACACGCATTCCCGACTACCTCCAGACAACAGTGCAACACAACATCCACCACGCTTAGAACAAACATCGTACTTACAACACAATCCAAGGTACACCATCCATTACTCGCGGCATATTTCACTTcaatcgctgtccatgaatgcgcataacacacacacacacacacacacacacacacacacacaaacacacatggtGGTATCAAAGCTTATCTGGCTGAAGGTAATCCTCCATTGGATGCAATCTCTGGCGGAGCTTCTGCGCATTTGCATGTAcacataggtgtgtgtgtgtgtatgtgtgtgtgtgtgtgtgtgtgtgtgtgtgtgtgtgtgtgtgtgtgtgtgtgtgtgtgtgtgtgtgtttcagtatacgatatatttttttatttattagcgGCAACTGGCTTAACTCTATGGACTTTGTCAGCACATTTTTATTTAATGAAAAAGTGTTTCTAGATTGTATTACACGTAACGACTTAATATtcgcatcatcagcatcagcatcaatGTATTTAACACCACCATATTCTTACATAACTGTCATTGTGTCTTTTTCAGACGGACCGTCAAGATTTCGCAGCGTGATGGGTGAGTACTGGCTTCTCTTGTGCAGTTGGGGAAGGATCGGGAGGAGGAGAGTGCAGGGGTAGCTTTGCATGCAAGGGataaggggtgaggaagaggagggcaatgGTACTACATAAGAGGGGCCACGACTCGCCATCacacgagaagaagaggaagttatCTGGCGTGCGAGGCGGGTGTTGGAGGCGATCTCGGGGCGTGGCGGGAGTCTGTCGCCACGAAATTGATCCACTAATTCGAGTGTCGCGctggcgcctgtgtgtgtgtgtgtgtgtgtgtgtgtgtgtgtgtgtgtgtgtgtgtgtgtgtgtgtgtgtgtgtgtgtgtgtgtgtgtgtgtgtgtgtgtgtgtgtgtgtgtgtgtgtgtgtgtgtgtgtgtgtgtgtgtgtgtgtgtgtgtgtgtgtgtgtgtgtgtgtgtgtgtgtgtgtgtgtgtgtgttgggggagttGAGTCAGCTGCGTGCTGTCTGAACAAGatatacactcactcacacacacacacacacacacacacaaacacacacacaaaaaaaaaaaaacatgaggacAAGCACGCAGCTGATGGGGTTACCTCCGTA
This genomic window from Eriocheir sinensis breed Jianghai 21 chromosome 34, ASM2467909v1, whole genome shotgun sequence contains:
- the LOC127007131 gene encoding uncharacterized protein LOC127007131 isoform X1 produces the protein MTPQVALLLAVLLAGLPASGARGGKAAKGAGSGYGSGQGFTNYRAREVTWEDVVLAMQLSAMCFGALLALCVVACCAYHICGPAEELDYTRYSGFKSEHPRLPPELLREIYTLPSTLDLAETEEGPGPTTTANPPTTLSQSSPATPITRPAEIGQRGAMSGYMEGGMRVPSLSRESLGGPRSVLAAHLPNGRLRGPAAGEGTPPQMRRPLTVQNTRADVCRPPRLLNLNCIVDGRPRLLTLSAMTSSRATREVAGHGAANRLAAHDQTSSTLDLARAAAASIPSLSQTHRSFSEPHTSLV